The following nucleotide sequence is from Salvia miltiorrhiza cultivar Shanhuang (shh) chromosome 7, IMPLAD_Smil_shh, whole genome shotgun sequence.
TCTGCAACTCCTGCCAGGTCCGAATGCTTCCTTCGGGCAAATCATACAACCACTCCCTCACTCCTTCTAACagagagaacggaaaagtaAGGAGTCGGATGTATTCGCCAAGGGCTTGACTAGCGGTGCGAACCGTTCCACATGCCATCTCAAAGTCTTGGAGATGTCTTTAAGGGTCctctccgggcatatcactgtacttgggcaaaatcTGGATAAGAGTATGCTTCAGctcccaatttccagtgatctcCGGCAGTACTATGGCTGATGGCCGGAGGTTCAAGTTGTTTGGAAACATCATGTCTCAGAGAGTCTTGTTGGCGTTGTCATTCTGCCCTTCCGAATTTtctaccatctctctctccgCTTCTAACTGTCTCTCTCTTGCCTGTGCCTCTTGTTCTGCCCTGCGTCTAGCATCGTTGTTCTGTCGAACAAGTCGCTCGATCTCCTCGTGGAACAAAAGATCTTCGTTACCTGCACTCCTGGTACGACGCATACACAAACGTgaaggcaaaactcacacaaaaattacaaaagaaattactagcgctctcagttccccggcaacggcgccaatttgacagagctgtcgtttgagcttcgtgtaaataaatttatcctgttcccacaactagactagctagtggtaagtccagagtcgaatccacagggaactaagcagtaacttctcctgcaaagggtgtcactaaaagggttttgttttctgtagtgttctgaccaaaacgtggttatgggcagaacgggtatccaacctaaactgaaataacaaaagagataaatcaaataacaaaacaattctgacttgggttcgaatcactaaacatgaattaacactcgatcattggtgcaaagattagtcactatattcgcataccagtggttataggcataagaattgttgtgcccatattgtcactcgtcacgcacacaacaaaccccctgcccaatctatcctttcagtttatgatcccttagaagggtcagctaatggaaatcaactaccccggacaacatccacgctctatGCGATGGCCTATcactagttgtgctttgcccagaatgccttAAGagctagatagacccacttgactcttacgccgatatttcacagcagtcacggctccaacaccagttgtactattttagaggtcgatggcaactcgccttatgcccaaagtaTTACCTGTGGTCAGAacttcctagttaactagtgatcaattaattaaccaagttgttacaaccttcttggaatcaaacctagtgtatcgggaatatactcatatagttgttatgctcaaattagacctctcgagtttattcattcatgcttagatcatcttgcccaaatcagaatataaacttagccaatcataacgtaaataacacaagcaaaagatgtaaaggaaaacataactggaattgaaattactcaaataaaaatagaagtacctacggccgaaagtgccgtgcaaaacataaaCAGAAAAGTATGAGGTTTttgcccacagcctgggctagcttcaactcttaaacaatgcacaacagaacggaatttcagcacccttggcttgtgaagctcgtcgggtatttataggagtcattagggttCGAAGGCCTAGCCCATTAcgtgcggccggatccatgcaagcatggagatgcttatcctttttcagacctaattttcatgaagatatgtttccttttggataaggcgttggtttggccttatcggtctcttttggatagctaccgccttccgcctttctcggactcccacttgcaaTCCTTCCTCGCCCGTCTGCTGTGCTTCCGTCTTCTCTTGCCTTCATTCCTTCTCTTCTGCCTTCCTTCCTtctcttgcctgccagctctcgtgcggtacttatgggcataagggatggttttgcctccaaaatccctttgcttccggcacatacctctttcacgagaaaTGACAACACTACTGACCCCTGGAGTGCTCGGAGGATTCTTCTGCTCGGCTGATTCTGCTgctcggatgattcctctggcaaagccgacttcACTGCTCTGGTACTTTGATTTCGCTGGCAgctcgatttctctggcaaagccgacttcgctgctctggaactttgattccgctggcagttcgatttctctggcaaagccgacttcgctgctctggaacTTTGATTCCActggcagcttgatttctctggccctttgaatcctctggcactTCGCTTCTCTGGCATTTTGACCTCTTtcccacaagctggtcctgccattgaattacgccctcccaggggaccaaacgacacaaacacaaggaaaaagactcgatctagacttaaaacagacacaaaaacagagcacaaacctgggctcatcacaaTCAAGCGTCAGAGAGATCaaacgccagagagatcaagcacCGGAGAGCTCaatcgccagagggatcaaacgccagagagatcaaacgccagagagatcaagcgccagagagatcaaacgccagagagatcaagcgccagagagagcAAACCTGCCAAACAATAAACAAAACAGAAGCAGACCAAGCAAACCAAAACGCAACGGAGCAACAAAGAAAAGAATAACGACAAAGTGAAAAGCCGACCCTTCTCCCCAGGGACAAAGGTCAAGGGTGGATCAGCACCTCAATCGTTCCATCGAACCACCAAACCGGCTCCGGAAAGCAAAGGTTTCACGAGGCTCCCCCACCAAAACAAGCCCGAAACAGACCTGCCTCAAGCATTGCAGACCGAGGATGAGAACGAAGTAAAGTCCGGGGAGGCAACATCAAGAAAAGCGACCAATCCGGTCAGACCCGGTTCCCCGCAAGCAGTGAGTCTCCTAAAGCGAAGCCGTTAAGAAACTCAACCAacaaacttaaacttaaacatTGAAGGCCATCTTCACGGGATGAAGTATTTGGGGTAACCAAAGAAAACCCACgagcactactacaaaagtttacatacataacagtacatagataacggtttttttcaaaaaccgttatgtatgagcgcacttttaggaatagataacagtttttcgaaaatccgttatctatgtactgttgtctaaatgcatagataacggtttgaacaaatgcgttatgtttttgcgttatctattagttgcatacataacggtattacaaaaccgttacgccaccgttatctatgaccatcttttataacagttaTTTATAACGCTAAAGAACcattatgtataagagtcatttacaacggtttttgaaccgttatgtatgagcgtctctaaaaactattatgtataatttttttattaatttttttaaaataatattaatattatattatattatattatattatattatattatattatattatattatattatattatattatattatattaaaaaataacaaattaagtgtttatcctaaaatctgaatttattTCTAGttatagactttgaaaaataataaaatctaaATACATTATTAGAAacctaaataccaaaaattaaataataaaagtgaaacaaaagaaaaaaaaagaaaaaaaaagaaagaaaaagatttgACTTCATTTCTTCAACGCCTAAAATCCTTATTCATTGCTCCCGCTCAATTTTCACGCTAACACCTCAAAATTTCCCCCAAATCGGACCTggcctctttctctcttcacCATCGCCGTGCCCTACCACCGCCGTCGCGACTCGCCGCCACGACCAGCGCCGCCCGGCACTCACTGCGCCCCCCATCTCGTCGTCCTCTGTTTGTTTACCCGTAGCAGCAGCTGCGGAGATATCTCTCCATCTCGAACCCGCGTCGCCTGCCACCGACCGTGTCGACTCGCCGTTGCCACGCCGGCCGTCTTCTCGCCGCCCCTTTTAACCCTAGGCGCCGCGATAAACCCCATTTTAGCTCGCAATTCTCTCACACTCACTCTCACGAACAGATCTCGCTCACACACGAAGAGAATAGAAACCGAGTCCTAGCTCTCTCTCGACTCTCCTTGGTTAAGGTAGCCGCAATTCTCCCCTTTCGAAGCTAAGTTTCCTATCCCATCCACTGCAGCTAAAAATCAGCAGCTGCAGTATTACTGATTTCTATTCTTTATGTGATCTTTGTAGGTCTAAATACGAGCAGCAAGCATTTTTGAAGCCTAGCCTGCGTATTCAATCAGGTTCTGCAAAACAGTCTTTACAAGCAAGTTTATCCCGAAAGATTGTTAACAGCCTACGAAGTTCGAATTCATCAGAAAACTCAGTATGTTTCCACACTTATAGGTTTGAAATTTTGGGCGTCTACATCTATATGATATGTTTCCTATGGTTGTGCTTTACAAGGCGAAGCTGTTATTGTTGAAGTAGATATTAAGCTAAGATAAAACTGAGTATCAAGATGGATATGTTAACTTTGAATTCCAGTGGAGTATCTTAGCATTAAGGTAATTGCAAATATGGTGATACAAGCAGGAATATATAGGAACAATGAAGGTTAAAGTACTTAAAGGCTCCAACTTAGCTGTTCGGGATATGCTATCAAGCGATCCATATATTGTGTTGACTCTCGGGCAGCAGGTTAGTATCTCTTTTCGTTCTTTGTTCTGCATTATTTCGGAGCGAGCCTAGGCTTTGAGTATTGTGCAACTGCTGAACTCAACTGAGTGGCCTAACTATCATGCTAGCAGTATCTTTTTGTGATGTTGGTTGTTTCTGATCCTCCTAGAAAGTGCAAACGAGCGTGGTGAATAGCTATTTGAATCCGGTATGGAATGAGGAGCTTACGCTTTCTATTCCACACGATTACAGCCAAGTAAAACTGGTAATCCCCGTGCTCATTTTCATCGTTATAACTCCATATTTGACACTCCACTGAACATCTACAAACGctaatttgagagagagagagagagcagagtttatgatgattacTGTATCTTCTTTgttgatgataaaatgataGCATAATTTCTTCCCTATTGGCATTTTGGTTCTTTTTTACTTTCATAGACCATGATATCTTATGATCAACACATGTATTCTCTGGTGATGAATCCAACAGCCAATTTGGTTGTTTCTAGTGTATAAAGCTAAGTAGATGCACAATGAATGTGACAGCAAGTTTATGATCACGATACGTTCTCTGCTGATGACATAATGGGAGAGGCGGACATAGACATTCAGCCGATGATAACCTCAGCATTGGCATATGGAGACGCTAGAAAGTTTGCGGACATGCAGATCGGGAAGTGGCTGAAATCATACGACAACGCACTCATAGAGGATAGCCCTGTCAACATTGTTGCTGGGAAGGTGAGGCAGGATCTGTGGCTCAGGCTCCAAAATGTAGAATCTGGTGAAGTAGAACTTGAACTAGAGTGGGTTCTTCTTTGAACTTTCTTCATTTGTATATGTATTCCCCCAACCTCATTATTGTCATTATTCTTCATGTATTCTTTTAAGTTCTAGTTATCATTTTAATTACATCTAAccccaaaaataaaacaatgcTTGTCCCAGCTACAAactttatgtttaatttttttatctggTTTATTTCTCTGTCCTTTTCAGGCCATTAAGACCATATCCAATATCACAGAAACGTATAGTACCTACTCATATTGATCAACCTGACAATTAGTTTGAATGTTAAGATACTTTAGCAATATACAAGGTGTGGTTACTTTTTGTTTGGCTGTGTAATTCTCTATGTTTAATCATATATGATTTTGTGGTTGATATTTCCTGATACTCATGATAAATAGTTATTTGGATCATATATTCTCGTCTTGTTTCATTTTCCAGTTTGAATTGCTCCGACGTTAGTTTCATGGTTTGCAGAGTCAATTTCATGCCTGGAGGAATCTGTAAATATCTTTCTGGATATTGGAAGGTTTAATATGTCTGCAAGGTATTATAAGGTAAAAGATTAAATGTTTGCAGATATCTGATTTTCCAATTCTTTCTTTTGAATTTCACGTTAGCCACCGGGTTGGTTCTGTTCCATATGCTGAATTTTTCAACCTTACGTAACAAAAGTAGTTCTCTGTATAAGGACATTGGTATGTTATTAGTCACCGTTTAGGCATAATATTGATTCTTGAGTATTATTACAGTACTGAGAAGTAATTGAAAGATGGTAATTTGAGATATCTTAATATGCAGGAAATTCTTGAGTATTATTATCAGCATTAGTCACCATTTACACTTATGTGGAGATggataattttgaaaaatagatgcctttacttgaactgagctTTGGAAGGAAAATTCTTGAGCAAATAAATTAGTGTGCATCAGTGTTGGACTTGTAGTTTGATGTATTCCAGCTGAGCCTTTGTGTGCACGCATGAGTTTTTATCAAGGGAGGAAGATCAAGATGGAGATGTTACTTTCAAAAAGGGAGGAAGATCAAGATGGAGATGAGCGCGAAGGAAGCCTTTGAGAGGTCGATGAGGACTTTGTCGGAGTGGATAAGCCAGGAAGTGAATCGAAATATGTAATGATCTTAGatacttgatacttggttcattcGGATGATAATGTACGAATATTTtggataatatataatattgttattgttgattttatcattttgttgttttaaagttatttatttatttcttgatataaataatataaaaattgagaaaaaaatattaaatattaaagataatGGTTAAAATCGTTGTAAAAGgtacaaaaaaccgttatctatatcttacaaagataacggtttaaaccgttataaaaagtataaaaaactgttaactatgttatgagaaaaaagaaatattatataatacataacagattaattctaatacataacagtctaaaaccgttatctttttcttacaaagataacggtttaaaccgttataaaaagtataaaaaactgttaactataatatgaaaaatatatattatggaatagataacggataaattataatacataacagtcgaaaaccgttatctttttcttacaaagataacggtttaaaccgttataaaaagtataaaaaactgttaactataatatgaaaaaatatatattatggaatagataacggataaattataatacataacagtcgaaaaccgttatgtataatcaatatagataacggttttataaccgtgatgtatgtgtggttgtactgttatcttttcccttcatagataacggtttttaaaccgttgtgtatgatacctataatagataacaccactatacacaacggtttttttgctcatagataacggataaaatccgttatctatgagcgtttttctagtagtggaggtttcccatgctcataacaaAACCACCATCATAGGAGCAGAGGCCTAGAGGAGGCCAACTTCACGGGATGAAGTAGTTGGGATCACCAAAGACTTCCCGcgaggtttcccatgctcataacggTTCGATTGTCATCGGAGCAGAGACCAGAAACAAACAACACAACCAGAGAAACCAGCTTGCCATGAAGACACTCCTGCAAACATCAACCGGACAAATCACATCAAAGAAGCTCATCCATCCGTTGCCTCCCAAAACCGTAAACTCCGGATCACACCCAAGGTATGCACCGAGCTTAAGGCCAAGATCAGCCACCAGAACCCAACACAAGCCAGAGAGCCTCGGAAGCCAGAGCAAAACCAAAGCGGTGAAGTAGCTCAACGGCACGCAAAGAAGAGATAACCACCCAAGACCAGCGGACCCAGGGAGCCCAAGAGCAAAGCCCGAAAACGACAGCCCAAAGTAAACGAAAACCAAAAAACAGCAAAACCAGGAGAAAGACAGAAACTTCCCTGTACAGCCCACCGCACCTAGGGGACGATACGAATGTAAGGAAGGCCTCTTCTGTCATCTCTCACCAAATAAAGAACATCCGGGATCGCAAAAGGCCAAATCCCCTCATCCGTCACCGAAGAGGCCATGTAGTCAGCAACCCTGTTTCCTTCCCTGTAAATGTGAGTGATAATAATGTGCAAATCAGCAATGGAAGAAAGTACCTTCCGCCAACGACTGAGGAATCTCCACGGGACCGTGTGGGAGCGCGAACGGAGGAGATCGACCATGTAAGTGCAGACCGTGTGGAAGAGATGGCGCTCAACAACATgcagtacatgggagacttcacccgGCCCGTTATAGGGGACACTAACACCTCGGCTATTGTGCTTTCCACTGCCATCAGAAATTACAACTTGAAACCGAATGATTCAAGTTTGCTAACtctgttccacgggatgccgagtgaagaCGCCCTGCAATTCATTCGCGATTTTTGCACTCAAGTGCAAACCATCCCACTGCTGAATCTTACGGAGGATCAATTAAAGCTTAAGTGTTTCCTTTATACACTTAAGGATCGGGCGAGAACGTGGCtactatctctgccgcccaactccataACCACTTGGGGAGAGGTGTGTGAAAAGTTCATGTTGAAATATTACCCGAATTACAAGACGCAGGAGATCAGAgctcaaatcatgaactttatCCAAGGAACGGACGAGCTCTTCTATGAGGCCTGGGAAAGATTTCACGAACTCCTCCGACAGTGTCCGCAGCATCAATTGACCAATGTAATGTTGATGCAAACTgctcaatttatggtggacagcactgaaGGCGGGAACATAGCTAGAAAGACAGCTGCAGAGCTGAAAGAGATTTTCCAGACTCTGGCCGAGAGTTCTCAGCAGAAGTCGACTCGTGGACGCCGAGTTGAGGCCAGCGCAGTAGCACAGACTGGCGAGCTGCAAAAACAGTTGACCACACTTATGAGAGAAgtacaacagctcaagatgagcaacGAGGAAACTCTTCCTGTCCTTGAGCAGAGCGCACAGCCTTATGGAATCTGTGGTTATTTTAGCCATGGAATTAATGAATGCAATAGAATGGGAAAATACACGCGAGAAGGGCAAGCTGAAGTTCATTCTGCGCAAGGCTTTCAGAGTAGACCACAATATGGGCAGAGCTATAATCAAGGCCAGCCAAACTTCAATAGCGGATGGAAAGGTCAGCAGCCTTATGCACCGCAGCCAAACTTCTCTCAACAATATCCTCCGAGGTATCAGCAGCAAGGGAATTTCCAGCCCAATCAACAATTTCAGAATGCTCCACAGTTTCAGAAACATGTTCAGCCCCAGAAGTCATCTTTAGAAGATACTATGCAGCcgtttatggagatgaccaagcaaaATATGAAGTCTCAGTCAGTTACGATCAAGCGCCTTGAAATGACTGTTGGCCAACTTTCAGACACTTTGAACCAAATTCAGCAGCAGCAGTAGCCCGAGAAACTTCATGGCCAGCCTTTGCAAGCTCATCAGGCTCTAGCTATTACTACTCTCCCAGAGCAGACAACACCGCCAGAGCTGAGAAGGGTGCCAGAGCTGAGAAtgatgccagagctgaaaaggGCGCCAGAGCTGAGAAGGGCGCCAGAGCTGAGAAGGGTGCCAGAGCTGATAAGGGCGCCAGAGCTGAGCAGAGCGCCAGAGCTGATAAGGGCTCCAGAGCTAAGAAGAACGCCATAGCTGAGACTTCACAAGTCTACTACGCCATATCGACCACCGAAAGCTATCCAACGTCCcagcccgcctctgccaccaatgattgttgatccaacccaaccattaccgaagcaaggagatccaggcaACTTTACTTTTAgtattggtttgggtagagTTGGGGAGGTATcgggcatgttagacttgggtgcggcagtcaatttgatgtcgTTTGATATTTTTTAGAAGTTGGGCAGGAACGAAGAAGAGCTGAAGTGCACTAATATGAGACTTCAGCTAGCTGACGGTGCTATAAGCAGCCCACTTGGACTTTTGGAGGATGTCAAAGTCACGGTGAGAGGAATCAAAGTGCTggcagattttgtggtgctcgaTGTAGGGAAAGGCATTAGAGGAGAGAACGACCATCTTGTTCTGCTAGGCCGgtcttttatggctactacccagactcgcattgatgtgggatctggaactttgagtatgGTTGGGTCAGGTAGATTGGTAACGTTCTCTGTTTTTAATAAGAAGCCTGCTATTTATACTTCTTTATTGCATGATTGTTCTTACGTAGAGATATTTAACTCTGTGGAAGAGGAATGTATTATGCAGGAAtttcttgataatttgcagGGGGTTGATAATGTTATGCAGGAAGAAGTGGAGATATCAGCGCCGAAAATCACTTGCCAGCTCTGACTAGACCGCCAGAGCTAACCAGTCCACCAGCTCTGACAATCCCACCAGCTCTGTCCATTCCGCCATCTCTGACCAGTTCGCCAGTTCTAGAGAGCACTTGCCCGGAAGACAAACTGCCATATGAGGATGAAATAGTGCAGGAGTTTCTTGATAACCTGCAAGATGAGGTGGCATTTGAAGAACAATTTTTGGACAAGCTGCCACTCGAAGTGAATGTAGTGCAAGAATTACCGACTCACTTGAAAGAGGATGCGACCGTTAAGGACGAATCTCTGGGCGTGCTGCAACGCAATGATGGTGTCGTGCAAGGGTTGCATTGTGTACTGCCTGAGGAAAAGAAGAATGAAGGGAGTTTACGTTCTGGCTTCCGAGAAAGAGTGGTCACGAAGTCTTTTGATGCGATGAGCGTTGTATGCTCAttaggaggacccgcagctgcaatcaaGAATGATGTGTGTTCACAGGGACTAAGGCAGCTGAAGCTTCAATATGATTTCGGTTAAGGGTTTCTTTGAGTCGGGCTGGCGCCTTTAAAACTaccgctgcatgggaggcaacccatgttgtTTTTCTTCGTTTGTTTTTCATTTCTGTTTGTTCTGTTGTTCTTCGCTTtctgtttttgtgtttccttgtttttggTTGCTTGTTCGGTTGCTTTGATTCTGGGTGTTTATGTTTTTGTCTGCAGAGAACATGGTCCAGCGCTGCAATTCTACTCTGACATTGCCGCCAGCGCTACAAAGTCCACTTCCAGATCTGCAATTCCACTCTAAAAAGGACCAGTGCTGACATTTGCAAGCTGCCGAAGGCCGCAAACCCTAAATTTCGCCGCCCCTCACAGCGCTTCGGTATTTCATTGCCAATGATCAGGGACGTCTTCtaactctttttattttgtgcTCTGAGGACATGGCCTTctttaagtgtgggggtgtCTTGTTTCTTCTTTTGTTGCATGCTTTCGATTGGGCGATTGGTCCTTCTGTTCTTAGCTTGCTCTTGGATACTTGCGATTttgtttatgaatttgtggaagagatggTTTTTGATGTGATTTTCGGGTTAGTGTGTT
It contains:
- the LOC130994157 gene encoding ADP-ribosylation factor GTPase-activating protein AGD12-like, with the protein product MADGRRFKLFGNIMSQRVLLALSFCPSEFSTISLSASNCLSLACASCSALRLASLFCRTSRSISSWNKRSSLPALLLSFLSHPLQLKISSCSITDFYSLCDLCRSKYEQQAFLKPSLRIQSGSAKQSLQASLSRKIVNSLRSSNSSENSEYIGTMKVKVLKGSNLAVRDMLSSDPYIVLTLGQQKVQTSVVNSYLNPVWNEELTLSIPHDYSQVKLQVYDHDTFSADDIMGEADIDIQPMITSALAYGDARKFADMQIGKWLKSYDNALIEDSPVNIVAGKVRQDLWLRLQNVESGEVELELEWVLL